CCCCTTCAAATACAAACACTCCCAGCATCTCAGCGCAAAAATatagttaatattattataattataatttataatttagtattttattttaataaaaaaacaaccaaaaggttgacaACATTCAAGTGTACAAAGTTAAGTTAAATGGAATTAACAATAAACGGATAAATCCATACACAAACACAAGAGAATTTATAAGAAAATGTTAAACAGTACAAAATTGTACGGGCTCTCTTTTTCCATGACTGAGTATAGTGCTCAACTAAATCCAAAGAGTTATGCTGCGTTGTGTAATCTTCACCGAACAaatcttttcttgtttttcattAACAGGAAAAAAGCTGTGCCGGGGTTAGTCTAGAAAAGGGAAGCGCCTGTAAAGGCAAAGGTATGTTTTTTATCATGTCTTAGTTGTGTGAAGAAACGAGCACTTTATACTCCTAAAGTCCCGAAACACGATTCCAAACAATAAATGAAATCGTTTTATAATTCAGATTTTACTCTTGTGACAGATCGTACAATTTGGCCCTCTGGTGTTTACGGTTTACCAACGCCTACAAGTGGTTGCCAAAATAACTCCGGAGTCATCTGGGAAACTGGTTCCCGTTATCAAGACACGGAAGACACAAGATCGAGTAACTACTGGTACCCATCCACTGGCATTCATCTCCTTGGACCGTATGAGAAGAACGACATGACACAGAACTTCTGCATGAAGACACGTGATCATACGGACGAGGCTGAGGGTGACTGGCCGCAGGGGAGATACTGTGTGTTCAAATACGGAGAAAGCTGTCCGAGAAGTGAGGCTtgcttttctttttattgcactAATTTAGACAGGACGCAGGGTGAGGGACAGGAAGAGGATGAATTTGGGTCAATCTgtgtcatttgttttgtttctgtgcGTCTGAACATAAAGCATCATCATCTTCATGTTTCCCCACAGTACATAGTAGAGTTGTAAATTCGGGACTTTTAAAGCTGGTAAAAAAATAAGTTCCAAACCTTGAGTAATACATGCAGTTTAAAAGAATCTGATACGCCAATGTCTTGTAAGTGAATTTATTAAGTATTACCCACATCCAAAAGGCCCATATCTAAAACTTTGAAGGCTTGCAAAGCCTCAAGTTGTTCTGTTTCCTTATATGCCTCATGGCCTTAAATTGCACCACAGTGCATtaatgacagtggacactattggtagttgtcaaaagaccagtcttctcacttggtgtatctcaacaaatgcatgcaataacaaacctggtgaaaatttgagcccaattggtcgtcgaagtttgaagacaataatgaaagaaaaaacacccttgtcacacgaagttgtgtgccttcagatgcttgatttcgagacctcaaattctaaatctgaggtctcgaaatcaaattcattgaaaactacatctttctcgaaaactacgttacttcagaggaagccgctcgtttctcacaatgttttatactatcaacagctctccattgcttgttaccaagcaagtttttatgtaaaaaaatatgttgagtgattaccaatagtgtccactgcctttaagaacgcAAAATTGTCGGTCCCCcataagcgggcccggaccccaaGCCGTAAAGGCTTCGCGCTACGCGCTCGCATATTTCATCTTTGTTCTGAAGTGCCCCCTAGTTAAAAGTACGCCACTGCTTGTGATACAATCCTTCTGCACCCCAACAATCTTCTTACGGACCTGTTGGATTAATGTATTGAGAAAGGTAATAGAAAATAATGTTATTGTCATCCTTTTGACAGTAATGTCGTCTGGTTTCATCGTTTGGGATGACGAAGACGACAACAACGCAAACGAAGTGCAAGGCACCGTACCATCAGGAGTGTACGACCAGGATACCCGTATCGACTACTGCTGCATGACCGATGGTGACGTATCCCAGCCGATCAGCTTGCCTACTCAGAATCCTTTCTATCTGTTCCCGTATAACTCGGAGCAGTGCCAGGCCGTCAAAGGCATGAATGCGACTCAGGAGTATTTTCGATGGGACGAGCAAGACTACCCGACAGGTATTCAAGACGAATCTGGAGGATCCCATCCGTACCTCATAGCGAGATCTTCGTCTGTGTTGCCAAGAGACAACATTGTACACTACTGTTACTATGAAGCCATCGAATCCTTGAACCGTTGAGCAGGAAACCGATTCGTAACGTGGTGTATGGTGAATTATAATATAATTATATGTCTTtgttggtgtaaaaaaaaatgtacactgcTAAATTACTGCATAAATTAATTTTCCCATGTTAGTGTTGGAATCGGTTACTTTTTAATTCCGCACGCGATAAcattatttcatttaaaatcaTAATATTATATTATGATTTTACATTGGTATGGTTTCTTTGTAGTATCGGTCCACTACTTGCCGtccaactcgccgtcaactcgcttgtgccgtcaactcgccgtcaactcgcgTGTGCCGTCAAGGTGCCGTCAAGTCGTCGTCAACTCAACCACTACACAGATGGCATGTATGGATAGTCTTGACCCCGGACGTCAGTGATCAGTTTACAAGACGCACAGTACATGATATACGATACCGATATTTGGATATAGACTTGGGCCAAGACTTGGGCCAAgacttgggccaagactattcCATATACCGGAAATGCTGTCcaaagctctgtgaaaaagcaAGTCGGCGGCCGACGGCTTTGCTGCGTATTActattagaagaagaaaaaaaatcacgagaaaaaaaaaacctcaatgtTTATAACCTTAAACCTTAAACTTATGAAAACTTCTCTTTTAGCTAATACTTTACACAGTACTAtgcctcttttgtggatttaagaggcactggacactattggtaactactcaaattaattattagcataaaaccttacttggtaacgagtaattggggagcggttgatagataaaacattgtaaggcaggctccctctgaagtaacgtagttttcgagaaattcgagaaagaactagttttccacgaatttgatttcgagacctcagaattagattttgaggtctcgaaatcaatcatctgaatgcacacattttcgtgtgacaagggtgtgtgagaagacaggtctttgacaaattatcaatagtgtccagtgtctttaaatatttaaagagTTGACGATGAGTTGACGGCACCTAGCGAGTCGACGGCGatttgacggcaagtagtaggacccaaGATTTGTAGAGGAATGCTTTTTTGCAAAAGAAATTCGTAAGCAATTTATATAACTCATAGCATGTATGAGTTGATGTCACGATTAGTTGTTAACTTATTATTTTAACATTGATTTTGTGTACAATAATAACGTGTTGAACATTACCTGCCTGCTGTCACCTGGCGTCATTAGGGTTGTACCATATAGGCgtacttttaatattttgcactggacacattaattggttgtcaaggaccagtctttcacttttatgcataaaataacaaacatgtgaaaacttgaactcaatttggtcgtcgaaattgcgagaggaTGGCGgaagaaaaacaacacccttgtcacacaagttgtgtgctttcagatgccctgAATTCGAGACCCCATTTTCTGAGGTTTTGAATTCAAAtactattttagtgaaaaaaaaatttcttctcaaaaactaagttacttcagagggagcagtttctcacaatgttttatactatcaaagctctccattgctcgttaccaagtacgtttttataacatgctaacaattattttgagtaattaccaatagtttccagtgtctagTCGGTC
The sequence above is a segment of the Asterias amurensis chromosome 12, ASM3211899v1 genome. Coding sequences within it:
- the LOC139945425 gene encoding uncharacterized protein, whose product is MAGCLSLALLFTLVIISVSNGTFDGLVKHTIEYTPFWCVVIDSILTGNVYKNETFPRQKICKRACHTDPKCVSINFQLKGGQCEFSSANHANSSGGLSEKKGWIYIYNSYKEKSCAGVSLEKGSACKGKDRTIWPSGVYGLPTPTSGCQNNSGVIWETGSRYQDTEDTRSSNYWYPSTGIHLLGPYEKNDMTQNFCMKTRDHTDEAEGDWPQGRYCVFKYGESCPRIMSSGFIVWDDEDDNNANEVQGTVPSGVYDQDTRIDYCCMTDGDVSQPISLPTQNPFYLFPYNSEQCQAVKGMNATQEYFRWDEQDYPTGIQDESGGSHPYLIARSSSVLPRDNIVHYCYYEAIESLNR